A portion of the Vespa velutina chromosome 5, iVesVel2.1, whole genome shotgun sequence genome contains these proteins:
- the LOC124949465 gene encoding uncharacterized protein LOC124949465 isoform X1, translating into MKCFLINIISAKLRKEYSPNVKCVTWHKCFIGISGFPPVFMTTFMCHFASNGTTAPFHLHPLRGILRSSDHRFVISGNALKLAAYISAGGLHGEVRFEQKTENSIRIRFALQTTLQYPDQQWFWSITQFPVDYTVIDDRCSRRHLGESIIDLTDLVGPLEMPGNETGSVEVPGVTLTGEKGLWGKGLLLKDSYTSRIICASITVFEKNTEKFAEARFYGPVAGTVWFRWLGGQAGDNTTDTIIYADLHHINNQKLQVDYTEHHWKIYVTDIFNIGKDKSNCNILQTVFDPDNAGPGKSIGDVDMRLGKIKVAVKQSPKYKTSYRDPELSLLPADLLGPHRLLYLVIFHPTHDDSFLACAKINHRKPILAKTLISSRGIKGEMTLSQETPFNPTWINISLTPVNLETRLRYATKVAYYRIHELPPEPAKFLEDIGEPCLTTKNMYNPTKIDEKTVPPAGLGTQDQYSIGDLSGKLQGRKEGSYHTDILPGSAKLHGIYWDVYLPLSGIHSIVHRSLVIHKYNETDNKGIIPWVCGTFALHLPQNAGQIPMFTAQVIFRYPIVGKIIFRQPKNNPEADTTIIIENLVHADGSALNNSAEHRWMVHDNPPGKDYYNWTGRCLSAGAPYNPHKIDWDPNHTKYCSTVEVSLCRLGDLTRHGKLEIAGKKVYGPLLTRKLFTDTMLPLSGRNSILGKSLVIYDDHGPIARGERLACSTIGGLYRLKAIAKDWFGNGEPVHIRGKLEFIQQSEYDVTDIEINLEGLGGKMSGYHIHMTPVEIDLEFPCEATSLYNYWNPLGVNSSNIPGSREGTSDQYEMGDLSGKFGTLDNRKKYITSYNDTLLPLFGPRSIFGHSVVIHKKEKNLRWACSTIERGYAPSEAVELRAIASFHHPQGFAYGYVKMSQLAYKDGSQSETVIEVKLRHPGNHDRNITKNHNWAIYVNPVGVDAAVKVKDTRCVAGGYIWNPYFTQLADPLNEDLYRQECGPDLPLRCQVGDISSRLGPINIGMERRVFTDPNFPLDGPVSAMGKSIVIMDRDFGNNRFACANIEPDNDIVKYANIRKPPRFVVAQFLEDVRKVMGIPEWMLSIDSRKTKILHNGACIQFLIHFKGPIANKLEQDFSKLMSTGKLEAPSLYIPGYIPSKRKATLGHRQCGVRDPNDKNFNLFKSCSISLAPGLIIILLLVFVNRLI; encoded by the exons TGATATCAGGAAATGCACTCAAGCTAGCGGCTTATATATCCGCTGGTGGTCTTCATGGAGAGGTCCGATTTGAACAAAAAACAGAGAATTCGATAAGAATTCGATTCGCTTTACAAACGACACTTCAGTATCCAGATCAACAATGGTTCTGGTCTATTACACAATTTCCTGTCGACTACACAGTCATAGACGATCGATGCAGTCGTCGTCATCTTGGAGAAAG CATAATCGATCTGACGGATCTAGTTGGTCCATTGGAAATGCCTGGGAATGAAACAGGTTCTGTTGAAGTTCCAGGTGTAACTCTAACTGGTGAAAAGGGATTATGGGGTAAAGGTCTGTTACTAAAAGACTCCTATACGTCCAGAATAATCTGTGCTTCTATCACG GTTTTTGAGAAAAATACAGAGAAATTCGCCGAAGCTCGTTTTTACGGCCCAGTAGCTGGAACAGTTTGGTTCCGATGGCTTGGTGGTCAAGCTGGTGACAATACCACCGATACTATCATTTATGCCGATTTGCATCATATCAATAACCAAAAGTTACAAGTAGATTATACAGAACATCACTGGAAAATTTATGTGActgatatttttaacattggcaaag ATAAATCAAATTGCAATATACTTCAAACAGTTTTCGATCCAGATAATGCTGGTCCTGGCAAATCTATCGGTGATGTTGACATGCGTTTGGGTAAAATAAAAGTTGCCGTAAAACAAAGTCCAAAATACAAGACTTCTTATAGAGATCCAGAATTATCACTCCTACCGGCTGATCTTCTTGGACCACATCGATTATTGTACTTAGTTATTTTTCACCCTACGCACGACGACTCGTTTTTGGCTTGTGCTAAGATCAATCATCGCAAACCGATTCTTGCTAA AACATTAATTAGCTCTCGTGGCATAAAAGGTGAGATGACATTAAGCCAAGAAACTCCGTTTAACCCGACATGGATCAATATATCTCTTACACCAGTCAATTTAGAAACGAGACTGCGTTATGCCACCAAAGTAGCATATTATAGGATACATGAACTACCACCTGAACCAGCTAAATTTTTAGAGGATATCGGAGAACCGTGTTTGACAACTAAAAACATGTACAATCCAACTAAGATAGACGAGAAGACAGTACCACCAGCAGGTTTAGGAACTCAGGATCAATATAGCATTGGTGATTTGTCAGGAAAGCTTCAAGGTCGTAAGGAAGGATCTTATCATACTGATATTTTACCTGGAAGTGCAAAATTGCATGGTATCTATTGGGACGTATATCTGCCACTGTCAGGAATTCATAGTATCGTTCATCGGTCTCTTGTAATTCACAA gtATAATGAAACTGATAATAAAGGTATAATACCATGGGTATGTGGTACTTTTGCTCTTCATTTACCACAAAATGCAGGACAAATCCCTATGTTTACGGCACAAGTAATCTTTAGATATCCAATAgtaggaaaaataatattccgtCAACCAAAAAACAATCCTGAAGCTGATACAactattataattgaaaatttagtTCATGCCGATGGCAGTGCACTGAATAATTCAGCCGAGCACAG aTGGATGGTACACGATAATCCTCCtggaaaagattattataattggaCTGGCAGATGTCTAAGCGCTGGTGCACCTTACAATCCTCATAAA atcgaCTGGGATCCAAATCATACGAAATATTGTTCAACAGTTGAAGTCTCGTTATGTCGATTGGGTGACCTTACGAGACATGGAAAACTCGAAATTGCTGGGAAAAAGGTCTATGGGCCTCTTCTAACTCGAAAACTCTTTACAGATACGATGTTGCCACTTTCTGGACGAAATAGTATTTTAGGAAAGAGTTTAGTAATTTACGATGATCATGGACCAATCGCAAGAGGAGAAAGACTCGCTTGTTCGAc GATCGGTGGATTATATAGATTAAAAGCAATTGCTAAAGATTGGTTTGGTAATGGTGAACCTGTTCATATAAGAGGAAAATTGGAATTCATTCAACAAAGCGAATACGATGTCACGGACATTGAAATTAATCTTGAAGGACTTGGTGGAAAAATGAGCGGATATCACATACATATG ACTCCGGTAGAAATAGATTTAGAATTCCCTTGCGAAGCTAcatctttatataattactgGAATCCGTTGGGTGTGAATTCAAGTAACATTCCAGGCTCTAGAGAAGGTACATCGGATCAATATGAAATGGGAGACCTTAGCGGAAAATTTGGTACTTTagataacagaaaaaaatatataacgagTTACAACGACACCTTGCTTCCATTGTTCGGACCTAGAAGCATTTTTGGTCACAGTGTAGtgattcataaaaaagaaaaaaatctaag atGGGCCTGTTCTACGATAGAAAGAGGATATGCACCATCTGAAGCGGTAGAATTACGAGCAATTGCTTCGTTCCATCATCCACAAGGATTTGCATATGGTTATGTTAAAatg tcacAGCTGGCATATAAAGATGGTAGTCAAAGTGAAACAGTAATTGAAGTCAAGTTACGACATCCAGGAAATCATGATcgtaatatt aCAAAGAATCACAATTGGGCTATATACGTTAATCCTGTTGGAGTGGATGCAGctgtaaaagtaaaagatactAGATGTGTCGCAGGTGGATACATATGGAATCCTTATTTTACTCAATTAGCAGATCCTttgaat GAAGATCTGTATAGACAAGAATGTGGTCCTGATTTGCCTTTAAGATGCCAAGTAGGAGACATTTCATCTCGTTTGGGACCAATCAATATAGGAATGGAAAGACGAGTTTTCACAGATCCAAATTTTCCATTAGATGGGCCAGTTTCTGCGATGGGAAaatcaatcgttattatggacaGAGATTTTGGAAATAATAGATTTGCTTGTGCTAATATTGAACCGGACAACGATATAGtaaaatatgcaaatataaGAAAACCACCTCGTTTTGTCGT aGCACAATTCTTAGAAGATGTAAGAAAAGTAATGGGTATTCCTGAATGGATGTTATCTATCGATAGCagaaaaactaaaatattaCACAATGGAGCTTGTATTCAATTTTTGATACACTTTAAAG GTCCAATAGCCAATAAATTAGAACAGGATTTTAGTAAATTAATGTCGACTGGGAAATTAGAAGCTCCAAGTTTATATATACCAGGATATATACCGTCAAAGAGAAAAGCAACATTAGGGCATCGGCAATGCGGAGTACGAGATCCTAATGAcaaaa attttaatttgtttaaaagttgttCCATTTCTCTCGCACCAGGATTGATTATAATACTCCTACTAGTCTTTGTAAATAgactaatttaa